TTGTCGCAATAACAATACTGAAGCCGTAAGCGATAGCAAAGACGAACGCAAAACTCTTAGCGTTAGCCAGCAACAGTGATACCATCGCTATCGTCATACAACTACCTACAAAAAGAATGCCTCCGGTTGTTCTAAACTTATCAAAAATAGCACCAAGAATAAGCTTGCCAACCGTATTGGATAAAGATAAAAGTCCGAAAATTGTACCTGCAAATAGCGCTGGATGACCAATATCCATTAAATATGCGGGGATATGCATTTGTACGCCACCTGCAACAAGTGCAAAGCAGATAACACCGAAAATAAATAACCAAAACATGCCCGATCTCTTTGCCTGTGCTAACGTTACACCGGATTGTTCAGTATTTGCTTGTGTGATTTCTACACGATTGGTCCCAAGCGCAATCGTCCCTTTTTCAGCAGGACTTTTCTTTGTGAAAAATAAGATCAATGGCAGTGAAATCACTATAATTAGCACCCCAGCAATAATATAAGTTGTTCTCCAGCCATAATTTGAAATGAACATGGTTAAAATTGGGCTAAGTGCAGCTGTTCCAATGCCTGAACCTGCAAATGCTAATCCCATAGCTAGCCCTTTTTTCTCATAAAACCAATTCGTTAGCATGATGGAAATAGGAATATTCGAAAATCCAGCAACACATATTCCGATACAAAAGGCAATGACGCCAAAATAGACAGCCGATTGTGCGAGAGAATATAACATAAAGCCGCACCCTGCTAGAATGACACAGACAGACATGATTAACTTCATATTGCCTTTTGCAAGTAGCTTGCCCATAAAGGGAGAAGCGATGGCGACACCTAGACCACCTACTGATAGAACAATTGAAAACGTTGTCCTCGTTAAGCCTAATTCTGTTGTTACCGGTACAAGAAATAAACTGTGTAGAGAATTGACAATCGAAAATGCCGAAAACATAATCAAGAAGCTCGTTAAAACAATATACCAGCCATAAAATAGACCGTTATTCCTTTGTGGCATACTCGTCCCCATTTCCATTTTTCTTGTTCTACGGATTATATTTCCTTACCTATTTTTGGTTTGCCCCATACTAGCCAATTTGGATATAACACGTTTTTTCTCGTGTAAATTCGCGTACAGAGTCTGTCCCAAAACCGCTCGCTTTTTGACCGCCAAATGGTAATTCTGTGCCAACGATTCGGTACGTATTGACCCAAACATTGCCTGATTCGATTGCGCGAATCATGCGATGTGCACGATTTAAATCGGATGTCCAAATACCAGCTCCTAATCCGTATTCTGTATCATTTGCAATCGCCAGTGCTTCTTCTTCCGTATCAAATGGGATTACCACGGCAACGGGTCCGAAAATTTCTTCTTGGCATACATGTAAGTTATTACCCTCTACTTTGATTAAGGTCGGTTCAATCCAATAGCCTTCCGCCAATGTATCTTGACCTGGTAATAAGTTAGCACCTCCGAAGCGTCCACCAATAAGGATTTCTCCGCCTTCTTGTTGCCCAAGCTCAATATACGAACAAACTTTTTTATATTGCATCTCATTGGCAACGGGTCCCATAGGTGTTTGCATGTTTAAGGTATCGCCCAACTGAATATGCGTAGCGATTTCCTCTTTCATCAAAGCAATCATTTGATTTAAAATAGAACGTTGAATTAAAATCCGAGAACCGCCAACGCAAAGTTGCCCTGCATTACCGGTGAAAATCCCATTGACCGTGACACCATTGGCTGCTTTCGCTAAATCTGCATCCTCGAAAACAATATTAGGTGACTTCCCACCTAATTCTAAAACCATCGACTTAGGGTTTTGTGCAGTGGACTGCGCGATTGCCTGCGCCGTTCTTCCCGATCCTGTTAAACTCACTTTGTTCACGTTTGGATGTCGTACAAGCGCATCGCCTACTTCCGCACCTGTACCCGAAATAACATTTAAGACGCCTGGAGGTAAGATACTTTGAAGAATTTCACCGTAGCGAAGCGGGGCTGCTGCTGCCAACTCCGATGGTTTAATAATAACCGTGTTTCCACCTGCAAGGGCAGCCGCGGCTTTCACCGTAAATGTCCATAAAGCTGAATTCCAAGGAATAATGCCGACGACAACGCCAAAAGGTTCCCGTATTGTAAACCCTATTGTATTCGGCCCAAGTTGCACGGTTTCCCCTTTACTCCCTACATGAATAGCAGCAGCGGCCGCATCATACCACATATTTGCGAGTACCGGCATAAGTCCGTACTTCGTTTCTCGTATTACCCAGCCATTATCTTTTGTTTCCAGTTCAGCCAATTCATCTCCATATTGGGCAATGGCATCACCAATACGTCGTAAATAATCGGCTCTTTCACTAGCAGGAAGAGCTGACCAATCTGGCAGGGCTGTTCGAGCGGCATGCACTGTCGCGTCTACATCTTCAACCGTGCTACAAGGAATGGTCGCCCAAACCTTACCTGTTGCTGGATTATAGCTATCCATTTTATTACCTGAAGATGATGGAATGACTTTCCCATTAATGACATTTTGATAGTCTTTCAAAGTATTCATTGTTTTCAATGTTTTTCCCACCCTTTCAAATACAAGATGACTTCCTTTCCATTAGGAAAACGATGCCGTTGCTAACGGTTAAAACGCAAGAAAATCGGTTTGATGCTACCAACCTAATGCCACTGCTGTCTGCTCATAATATTGCTGTGTACTGCCAAGGTAATTTTCATAGAAACGCGCTCTTTTCACATAAAGATGACAATCAATTTCTTCTGTAAAGCCGATGCCACCATGAATTTGAATGCTTTGAGATGCAACTTTTATAAATGCTTCCGTTGCAAATAAGCGCGCACTTGAAACCGCTTCAACTTTATCTTCCGCATTACTTTCTATTGCCCAGTTTGCATAATAAGCTAATGAACGAGCTGTTTCTAAATCCATTTTCATATCGACTAAGCGATGTTTAATCGCTTGAAATCTGCCGATTGGTTGGTTAAACTGCTCCCGAATCGTGGCATATTCAACTGCCGTTTCTACAATTTTTTCTACACTGCCAACAATAGTAGAACAAAGCGCTGCATTAAATGATAATAGACTTTCTTGCAATGCGTCCCATCCTTGATGAACAGTGCCCACAATTTGCTGACTGGATACTTGCACATTATGAAACGTCACTTCTGCAAGCAACCGTGTTTCATCCATATTTTTTTGGCATTGTATTTGCATAGACGCCTCATCACAATCAACGATTACAAGCGATATTCCTTGCTTGTCTTGCCCTTCTGCCGTTCGCACTAGAACAAGCAAGCTATTTGCTAGCTCTGCATCAGGCACTAACGTTTTCTCCCCATTTAACGTAAGAACGTCTCCTTCTAATGAGCCATGTACTTGCACATTAGAAGGCTTGTAGTTACCGCCAGGCTCCAACCATGCCACTGTAAACGTATGGTCGCCACTCGCAATTGCTGATAAGTATTTCGCTTTTTGCTGCGCTGTACCGAATTGCTCCAATAATGGTACAACTAAAGCGTTTGTTTCTAAAAATAACCCTGGTAGCAATGCGCGACCCGTCTCTTCTAGAATAGGCACTAAATCTAACTGACCTAGCCCCATACCGCCATACGCTTCAGACACATTGACACTCGTACAGCCTAGCTCAGCTAAGCCAGCATACAGCTTCTGAAATGAACTAGTGTTGCCTTCGGTAAACTCACGTGCCACTTTTGTTTGACCGACATCATCTAAATATTTGCGTACATAACTTCGAAACATTTCTTGTTCTTGATTTAACGAAAAATCCATATTAGCCACCCCCGCAATATTATCGACCCATATCCTTTGGTAAACCTAGTATTCTTTCAGCAATGGTATTCTTTTGTATTTCACTTGTGCCCCCACCAATCGTCTGACCGAAAGAGTATAAATAATTGTCCTGCCAATAGGAGCGATCAATCAATGCATTTTCTTTCCATAAGATGCCGTGATGACCTTGCATCGAAATGGCTTGAGCAAACAGTTCTTTCGTCAATTCACTTACAAGCAGCTTATCCATCGAGCTTTCTGCACCAGGATGACCATTTTTTAATTGCTTCGTTAAATTACGATAATAATTTAACAGGGAACCACGAGAACGAGTATACAAGTCCACCATTGTTTTTCGAATAAATGGATTTTTGATCAGTGGCTCATCATCATCATTTAAGTCCTTCGCTAATGCCACTAAATCATGAAATTGTTGTTCTAACGTAAATACTTGACCACCAATTCCCGTTCTTTCATGCATCAAGAGTGCAATGATAACGTTCCAGCCTTCATCTACTTGACCGATAATTTCGGCATCGTAAGCGACTGCATCATTTAAATACACTTCATTAAAATCTTTTTGACCATCCATTGAAACAATTGGTCGCGTTTCTACCCCTGGTTGATGCATATCTAACAAAAACACCGTAATGCCTTTATGTTTTTTCTCCAATCGGCTCGTTCTTGTAATTAAAAAGCAACGATCCGCCACGTGACCGAAACTCGTCCAAACCTTTTGCCCATTAATAATCCAACGATCCCCATCTTTTACAGCAGTTGTTTGAATAGCGGCTACATCTGAACCTGCATTTGGCTCTGAATAGCCTTGGCACCAAACTTCTTCCCCCGTAATAATCTTTTCAATGTATTTGTCTTTTTGTTGTTGTGAACCGATTTGCATTAAAGTCGGCGCAACCATATGGAGCCCCACATAATTAATTAACGGTGGCGCTTTCACCCGTACCATTTCTTGTTGATAAACAATTTCTTCCATCAATGTCGCATTGCGGCCACCGTATTCTTTAGGCCAGGCAATAGCAGCCCAACCACCTTCATACAGTTTCTTTTGCCAATCTCGTAAAAATAACTCGTATGCTTTCGATTCTTTATCTAGCTGTACATTTCCTTGCAACCATCCATCAGGTAAGTTCGCTGCCAACCACGTTCTTAACTCTTGACGAAATTGTTCTTCCTTTTCCGTAAATGAAAAATCCATCGAATCATCCCTTTCTATGAATATCTAAGATTTACTTAAGCTTGTATCCATTGAGGAAGCGCACGATCTTCCGTAATATCTTGCCATATCATTTTCACAGGCATGCCGATTTTTATTACCTCTGGTGGACAATCTAGCACATTGCCGATTATCTTAACCGCTTGTAAATGGTCTAACTGTACGACCGCAATAATCGTCGGCAAATCGTCTTGAAAGCCCGGCAGGAAAGGTCTATAGGACACTACATAGGAATAAATTGTTCCTGTAATATGACAACCTTGGCTTTCCCAGTTCAGTGCAGTGGACCCGCATTTTGCACAAGCTGGACCTGGCGGGTGGTTATAGGCATTGCATGTTGCACATTTTTGTAGCATTAACGCATGACGATCCGCCGCATCCCAATATGGTTGATTATCTTGTGTTTTCAGTGGAATTGGTTTTTGATACATGACTTTCCCTCCTAGTTTCTTAAAATCATTGCCCCTGCAATATCAGGACCAGACCAACCAGTACAAATACCGATTTCACAATTTTTCACCTGTCTATCTGTTCCTTGATAGTCATGACGAATTTGACGAACAATTTCCAGCACATTGTTCATACCATGTGTATAGCCTTCTGAAAGCATGCCGCCTGCTGTATTCGTTGGTAGCTTCCCTCCCATTTTTAGGTTGCCACTGGCAACGAAATCACCTACTTCGCCACGTGCTACAAAGCCATATGCTTCTAACTGCCGTAATACAACCCAACTAAAGCAATCATAAATTGAAGCGACCTGAATATCTTGTGGTGTCACCCCAGCTTTTTTATAAAGAGAAGGCGCTACAAAGTCAGATGCCACTTCATCTAAATTCGTCCAATAATGCGCATGTGATACCGTGCGTCTCGCTTCAATGCCCATAATATAGACAGGTTTTGACTTGCAATCCTTTGCTTTTTCAGCGGATGTGACGATAATCGCATTGGCTTCATCTGATTCTAGGCAAAAATCATGTTTCGTGAATGGATAGCTTAAATGAGGTGTTTTTAAATACTCTTCCATTGATAAAGGTTTCCCATAGAAGAACGCTTTCGGATTGCGTTGAGCATGTTCATAAAAGCTTACACAGACATGCCCTAAATGTTCTTGTGTAATGCCAGTTTGTTGCATATGACGTGTGGCAAATAAACCGAACCATTGCCCTGGTCCACCAGCTCCATACGGAATAAAAAAGCTTCCGCCATCCATCGCACCTTGTAGCATATTGACATCCCAGCCACCGCCGCCCATACGAACGCCAGAACGACCATTCATCGCACGATAGATTAAAACGGTATTGACCTGACCTGTTTCAATTAAGCCAATGGCATCCGCAATTAACATCTCTGTACTGCTGCCGCCGCCCATAATATCTTTTACATATTTTGGTCGTACTCCTAAATAGGTTGCTAATTGATGGGACGTACAAGAATCATTTTCCGAGTAGCTCATAAAACCATCAATTTCTCGCGCTTCTAAACCTGCATCTTTTAATGCAGCTCGTGCAGCGTCTAATGCTAAATGTAAAGGTGTTGTACCAGAATTTTTTGAACGTTCACTTTCGCCTACCCCCACAATGGCATAGCGATCTTTAATAGTAGCCATATTGCCAACCTCCTTGTTTCCTATAGTTCAATCAGTTGTAATGTCGCTTCACCAAACCCTACAATTTTCCCTGGTGCTTTCTCTGCATACAAATCCAAATCAACGAATTGTTTTGCTTGTTCTTGGTAAATTTTTTTAACGCTAGCCAAGCAGGTAATTTCATCACCAGGTCTCGTCATCGCACCAAAACGCATGTTAAAATTCGTGAGCGTAGCAGATGTACCAGCAAGTTCCATAACGTATTGACCAAGAAAGCCCATGACAAGCATTCCATGTGCAATCACGCCAGGCATTCCAATACTTTGAGCAAATGCATCATCCGTATGTAAAGGATTAAAATCCCCTGATGCACCCGCATACTTGACAAGCTGAACTTTTGTAACAGCAGGCTTTACAAGTGGTTCCAGCTTTTGTCCTTGTTGTAATTCTTTGAATTGAAGCATGATATTTCCCCCTTAGTTATCGAGTGAAAGTTGAACGAAGAGCGTAAATCTTCGTTCAACAGTGTTGTTATGCTTTAGCACTGGCTAATGCGCGATAAATGATATTGGTGCGACTAATTACGACAAGCTCCCCGTTTTCATCTTTCATTTCTGTATCCATTACTAAAAACTGCATCGGTCCATTTTTTCCTTCTTTCTCGTAGACGTTTGTTACCTTCATTTGACAATGCAAACGATCCCCAGAGCGAATTGGACGCTGATAAATAAACTCTTGCTCACCATGTAGCATGCGACTATAATCCAATGGCAAGTTAATGCCCTGTCCACTGTCAGCACCAATCGCAACTGGAAAGCTCGGGGGCGCAATAATACCCCCGTAAATGCTTGATTTAGCAAAGGCTTCATCTACGTATAATGGATTTGGATCGCCGATAGCTTCTGCAAACTGTCGAATATGCCTTTTTTCTACTTCAAAAACATAGTGTGGTCCTGTTAAACCAATTAAACGTTGATCTAGTTCCATCTATTTACCTCCCGACTACTGACTTTTCTATTAAATCTTTATTGATGACAATCATCGCATCAGCCGCCTTTACACCGTCTTCGTAAACAATTAATGGATTTATGTCTAATTCTTCTATCACCGCTTCATTTTCGGTAACAAGCTGTGATACCTTGAGTAAGACATCAATAATGGCTTCGATATCACTATGCGCTTTGCCACGAGCCCCTTTTAAAAGCGCTTTCCCTTTTACTTCTTCAATCATTTCAACGGCATCGGCTCTCGATAGTGGTGCTACCCTAAATGAAATATCTTTAAAGACTTCAACAAAAATACCGCCTAATCCAAACATAACGACAGGACCGAAATTCGGGTCTTTTGTCGCGCCAATAATCACCTCTGTTCCTTCTGGTAGCATTTCTTGTACGGCAATGCCATTGATCTGCGCATCTGCTTTATAGGTTTTCGCATTGTGATAAATCTCAGTAAACGCTTTCATTACTTCGTTCGCTGATTGTACATTAAGACGAATAGCATCGGCTTCTGTTTTATGAGGGATATCTGCTGAATCGACTTTTAAGACAACGGGATATCCAATGGCATTGGCAAATTGGACCGCTTCCTCTGCCGTAGTAGCCACCGTACGTTTCGTTGTTGGAATGCCATAGACATCTAGTATGTCAGTCGCTTGTGCTTCGCTTAGTGTTGTTCCACGGATATGTGCAATGTCTATCCGCTTGATTGTCGTGTCCTCCTGTTGGCGCATTTTTTGCTGATGCTTTCGATAACTTTCGCTATATTCCACAAGCTTCGCTAAACCTTTAATTGGATTTAAATCACCTGGTATAACGGGAATGCCATTTTTCTCAAGCGTCTCTTTCCCTTTAGGAACAGACATACCGTCCAATGGGAATGTTGTAATAAAAACGAATTTATCGGAGTTTTTACATAGCTCAATAAACTCCTGAAGGTATGGATTATCCGCCTCCCAGTACAATGGAAATTCCGTTAAAATAATATTATGCACTTCTGGATCAGCAATGAGTGCGCGTAATGGCGCGATATACAGCTCGGGATTGGTTACTGAAGCGGCTGCCGTTAAGTCGATTGGATTGCTGGCACTTCCGAAAGAAGGAATGTGCTTTTTAATCTCTGTCTTCGTCTTTTCACTTAGTGGTATAATGTTTAAGCCTAAACCTTCGCAGCGATCTGCTTCGTTAATGCCCCGTCCACCAGAACTAGTAATTAACACCGTATTTTTTCCTTGTGGTAGTCGATTGGATAAAAATAATTTTGAAAAAGTAATAATATCTTCATAATCATCGACTCTGACAATGCCACTTTGTCTAAAAAATGCATCATAAATTAAATCTGAACCAGCTAAGGAGCCTGTATGTGAAGCGGCTGCTCTACTGCCAGCTGTACTTCTGCCCGTTTTCATTAACGCGATTGGCTTTTTGCGATTCAGCGCTTCTTTTGCTAAACGTCGAAGCTTCTTAATATCTTTGGCCCCTTCTAAATAGCCTGTAATCACTTTTGTTTTGGGATCATGAATCATATATTCCACTACATCCGAAAATTCTGTTTCCATTTCGTTGCCGACACTTGCAAAATAATTAAAGCTTAACCCTTTTTGTGCAGCGGCCATATACGTTAAAACGCCAAATGCCCCACTTTGCGAAACGTAGCCCACTGCTTTATCTTCATGCAATGGCACTGCCAAAATCGCTGGTGAAAATGTGCCAATCATACCATTCGTTGTGTTCACTAGCCCTACACAGTTCGGGCCAATAATACGAATGCCATGTTCTTTCGCAATGGTCGCTAAATCTTGTTGTAACATGACCCCTTCTTCACCAATTTCAGCGAAACCAGATGCGAAAATAATGGCAGCTTTCACTTTCTTTTTGGCACATACTTGGAGATTATCCTGAATGTGCTCTGCCCCTACACAAAATATGGCTAAATCTACTTCATCGGGCACAGCTGTGATCGAAGGGTAGCATGGCAGACCTTCTATTTCACTAGCTTTCGGATTAATTGGATAAATGTCTCCCTTAAATCCACCATCTATTAGCGCTTTCAATTGAATATAGCCAATTTTATATGGATTGGTAGAGGCGCCCAGTACTGCCACAGACTTTGGATTAAACAAAGGTTCTAGCGATTCATAAGCTTTCAATTCTTTCTTCATTATTTCACCTCGGTTTCGAATAATAGAAAATCACTTGATTATGTTGTCCATTGTATCGAACGTGCTTTCAAGACAATGAAAAAAAGAAACTGTAAAATAATTTAATTATTAGGGAGTGAAAAAAAGAAAAATAGGTGAAAAGCATAGGCAAGGCAAGGATTAAAATATTTTTATTTTCTTTAATGCACACATTAACCACGACATCTACACACGATGACCTCGACTTAAGGGGAGGATAACAGTAAAAATTGCAAAATGAAGATTATCACACAACAAAAAAAGCGGATATAGGTGGGTATAAAAAAAGCTACCTATATACCGTATTCAAACGATAGATAGGCAGCTTTATGCAAATACAATATTCTTTAATGAAATTTTTGAAGCCATCGCTTAATGTTGTTTTGAATTTTGACAGAAGGGGTTTTGATACCTCGCTCGATATTACTTATATATGAAGGTGAAATTTCAAGTTCTTCAGAAACTTGTAAAAGCGATAGATTAAATTGTTTGCGTATGGCTCGCAATTGATGGCCAATAGTAGCCCCTTTTTCTGTATGTTGTACGCTATATTGGAAACCAATTGCAGAATGTGTTGTATTTTTTGTCTTTTCAATGGAGCGGTATTGTTCTTTGATAAGTTCTGGTGGTTCAACAAGAATCGTAGCATCTAACCATAAGCGCACCCATCCCTTATGATTGGCAATGGATTCATCCCATTTATGATAATGCCATGCAGAAAGAACGCCATCTTCGAGTAATTGATCCAGCGCTTTTTCAAAGCGATCTCTCGTGCGGGAGGGTGTACGTTCATTAATATTTTCCCCAATAGCTTCTAGCAATGTTCGGATTTTATTTGGCTGTAAGAAATCGCTCTTTCTTGCTTGCGTTCGCCAACGCCAACTCAAATAGCGTGCCAATCTTTTTTCCCACTTTTGACTATAGGGGTTGTAATGTAACGTTTGAATCGGTAACAAAGCAATTTGTCTTCCAGAGCCATAAAGATACTTTGTAAAAACTTTATCGACTGTAACTGTAAATGT
This DNA window, taken from Lysinibacillus sp. FSL M8-0337, encodes the following:
- a CDS encoding MFS transporter, with the protein product MPQRNNGLFYGWYIVLTSFLIMFSAFSIVNSLHSLFLVPVTTELGLTRTTFSIVLSVGGLGVAIASPFMGKLLAKGNMKLIMSVCVILAGCGFMLYSLAQSAVYFGVIAFCIGICVAGFSNIPISIMLTNWFYEKKGLAMGLAFAGSGIGTAALSPILTMFISNYGWRTTYIIAGVLIIVISLPLILFFTKKSPAEKGTIALGTNRVEITQANTEQSGVTLAQAKRSGMFWLFIFGVICFALVAGGVQMHIPAYLMDIGHPALFAGTIFGLLSLSNTVGKLILGAIFDKFRTTGGILFVGSCMTIAMVSLLLANAKSFAFVFAIAYGFSIVIATIGPPFMTDDLFGKKDFGAIFGVVQIFFVATSSLGVIVSGLIYDLTQSYKVAWFIFLGLFILSMLCILIANSMKKKKHSTVEEIAMEESMEGI
- a CDS encoding aldehyde dehydrogenase family protein encodes the protein MNTLKDYQNVINGKVIPSSSGNKMDSYNPATGKVWATIPCSTVEDVDATVHAARTALPDWSALPASERADYLRRIGDAIAQYGDELAELETKDNGWVIRETKYGLMPVLANMWYDAAAAAIHVGSKGETVQLGPNTIGFTIREPFGVVVGIIPWNSALWTFTVKAAAALAGGNTVIIKPSELAAAAPLRYGEILQSILPPGVLNVISGTGAEVGDALVRHPNVNKVSLTGSGRTAQAIAQSTAQNPKSMVLELGGKSPNIVFEDADLAKAANGVTVNGIFTGNAGQLCVGGSRILIQRSILNQMIALMKEEIATHIQLGDTLNMQTPMGPVANEMQYKKVCSYIELGQQEGGEILIGGRFGGANLLPGQDTLAEGYWIEPTLIKVEGNNLHVCQEEIFGPVAVVIPFDTEEEALAIANDTEYGLGAGIWTSDLNRAHRMIRAIESGNVWVNTYRIVGTELPFGGQKASGFGTDSVREFTREKTCYIQIG
- a CDS encoding acyl-CoA dehydrogenase family protein; the protein is MDFSLNQEQEMFRSYVRKYLDDVGQTKVAREFTEGNTSSFQKLYAGLAELGCTSVNVSEAYGGMGLGQLDLVPILEETGRALLPGLFLETNALVVPLLEQFGTAQQKAKYLSAIASGDHTFTVAWLEPGGNYKPSNVQVHGSLEGDVLTLNGEKTLVPDAELANSLLVLVRTAEGQDKQGISLVIVDCDEASMQIQCQKNMDETRLLAEVTFHNVQVSSQQIVGTVHQGWDALQESLLSFNAALCSTIVGSVEKIVETAVEYATIREQFNQPIGRFQAIKHRLVDMKMDLETARSLAYYANWAIESNAEDKVEAVSSARLFATEAFIKVASQSIQIHGGIGFTEEIDCHLYVKRARFYENYLGSTQQYYEQTAVALGW
- a CDS encoding acyl-CoA dehydrogenase family protein; this encodes MDFSFTEKEEQFRQELRTWLAANLPDGWLQGNVQLDKESKAYELFLRDWQKKLYEGGWAAIAWPKEYGGRNATLMEEIVYQQEMVRVKAPPLINYVGLHMVAPTLMQIGSQQQKDKYIEKIITGEEVWCQGYSEPNAGSDVAAIQTTAVKDGDRWIINGQKVWTSFGHVADRCFLITRTSRLEKKHKGITVFLLDMHQPGVETRPIVSMDGQKDFNEVYLNDAVAYDAEIIGQVDEGWNVIIALLMHERTGIGGQVFTLEQQFHDLVALAKDLNDDDEPLIKNPFIRKTMVDLYTRSRGSLLNYYRNLTKQLKNGHPGAESSMDKLLVSELTKELFAQAISMQGHHGILWKENALIDRSYWQDNYLYSFGQTIGGGTSEIQKNTIAERILGLPKDMGR
- a CDS encoding OB-fold domain-containing protein yields the protein MYQKPIPLKTQDNQPYWDAADRHALMLQKCATCNAYNHPPGPACAKCGSTALNWESQGCHITGTIYSYVVSYRPFLPGFQDDLPTIIAVVQLDHLQAVKIIGNVLDCPPEVIKIGMPVKMIWQDITEDRALPQWIQA
- a CDS encoding thiolase, producing MATIKDRYAIVGVGESERSKNSGTTPLHLALDAARAALKDAGLEAREIDGFMSYSENDSCTSHQLATYLGVRPKYVKDIMGGGSSTEMLIADAIGLIETGQVNTVLIYRAMNGRSGVRMGGGGWDVNMLQGAMDGGSFFIPYGAGGPGQWFGLFATRHMQQTGITQEHLGHVCVSFYEHAQRNPKAFFYGKPLSMEEYLKTPHLSYPFTKHDFCLESDEANAIIVTSAEKAKDCKSKPVYIMGIEARRTVSHAHYWTNLDEVASDFVAPSLYKKAGVTPQDIQVASIYDCFSWVVLRQLEAYGFVARGEVGDFVASGNLKMGGKLPTNTAGGMLSEGYTHGMNNVLEIVRQIRHDYQGTDRQVKNCEIGICTGWSGPDIAGAMILRN
- a CDS encoding MaoC/PaaZ C-terminal domain-containing protein; the protein is MLQFKELQQGQKLEPLVKPAVTKVQLVKYAGASGDFNPLHTDDAFAQSIGMPGVIAHGMLVMGFLGQYVMELAGTSATLTNFNMRFGAMTRPGDEITCLASVKKIYQEQAKQFVDLDLYAEKAPGKIVGFGEATLQLIEL
- a CDS encoding MaoC family dehydratase N-terminal domain-containing protein translates to MELDQRLIGLTGPHYVFEVEKRHIRQFAEAIGDPNPLYVDEAFAKSSIYGGIIAPPSFPVAIGADSGQGINLPLDYSRMLHGEQEFIYQRPIRSGDRLHCQMKVTNVYEKEGKNGPMQFLVMDTEMKDENGELVVISRTNIIYRALASAKA
- a CDS encoding acetate--CoA ligase family protein, producing the protein MKKELKAYESLEPLFNPKSVAVLGASTNPYKIGYIQLKALIDGGFKGDIYPINPKASEIEGLPCYPSITAVPDEVDLAIFCVGAEHIQDNLQVCAKKKVKAAIIFASGFAEIGEEGVMLQQDLATIAKEHGIRIIGPNCVGLVNTTNGMIGTFSPAILAVPLHEDKAVGYVSQSGAFGVLTYMAAAQKGLSFNYFASVGNEMETEFSDVVEYMIHDPKTKVITGYLEGAKDIKKLRRLAKEALNRKKPIALMKTGRSTAGSRAAASHTGSLAGSDLIYDAFFRQSGIVRVDDYEDIITFSKLFLSNRLPQGKNTVLITSSGGRGINEADRCEGLGLNIIPLSEKTKTEIKKHIPSFGSASNPIDLTAAASVTNPELYIAPLRALIADPEVHNIILTEFPLYWEADNPYLQEFIELCKNSDKFVFITTFPLDGMSVPKGKETLEKNGIPVIPGDLNPIKGLAKLVEYSESYRKHQQKMRQQEDTTIKRIDIAHIRGTTLSEAQATDILDVYGIPTTKRTVATTAEEAVQFANAIGYPVVLKVDSADIPHKTEADAIRLNVQSANEVMKAFTEIYHNAKTYKADAQINGIAVQEMLPEGTEVIIGATKDPNFGPVVMFGLGGIFVEVFKDISFRVAPLSRADAVEMIEEVKGKALLKGARGKAHSDIEAIIDVLLKVSQLVTENEAVIEELDINPLIVYEDGVKAADAMIVINKDLIEKSVVGR